A stretch of the Mycobacteroides immunogenum genome encodes the following:
- a CDS encoding YlbL family protein, whose product MNRRVATLLVALISIVAFGLLMSVITVPFVSLGPGPTFNTLGQVEGKEVVDIKGTKVDPVSGHLNMTTVSQRDGLTLADALRLWASGSEQLVPRDVVYPPNRSKDQVDKENDLEFKKSEESAEFAALAYLKYPTAVTVLTISDDGPSKGKLQENDAITAVNGHPVATLEEFTGLLKATKPGDEVTLDYKRKNAPNGTVKITLGKNGDRDYGFLGVGVVQAPWAPFSITFNLANIGGPSAGLMFSLAVVDKLTPGELDGGKFVAGTGTIDADGKVGPIGGITHKMFAAKDAGATVFLVPAANCAEAKTDGGQGLTLVKVGTLTEAVDGLGALNRGEQPPSC is encoded by the coding sequence ATGAATCGCCGCGTTGCGACGTTGCTGGTCGCGCTGATCTCGATTGTCGCCTTCGGGTTGTTGATGTCGGTGATCACCGTGCCGTTCGTGTCGCTGGGCCCGGGCCCCACCTTCAACACCCTCGGGCAGGTCGAGGGCAAAGAGGTGGTGGATATCAAGGGCACCAAGGTCGATCCGGTGTCGGGTCACCTCAATATGACGACAGTCTCGCAGCGGGACGGGCTGACCTTGGCTGATGCGCTGCGACTGTGGGCCAGCGGGAGCGAGCAGCTGGTGCCGCGGGACGTGGTCTATCCACCGAATCGGTCCAAGGACCAGGTGGACAAGGAGAACGACCTCGAGTTCAAGAAGTCGGAGGAGAGTGCGGAGTTCGCGGCCCTCGCGTACCTCAAGTACCCCACCGCGGTGACCGTGCTGACGATCAGCGATGACGGGCCGTCCAAGGGCAAGCTGCAGGAGAACGATGCCATCACCGCCGTCAACGGGCACCCGGTGGCGACATTGGAGGAATTCACCGGACTGCTCAAGGCGACCAAGCCGGGTGATGAGGTGACACTCGATTACAAGCGCAAGAATGCGCCCAACGGGACGGTGAAGATCACCCTGGGTAAGAACGGGGATCGCGATTACGGATTCCTGGGCGTCGGTGTGGTGCAGGCGCCGTGGGCGCCGTTCAGCATCACCTTCAATCTGGCCAATATCGGCGGACCCTCCGCGGGCCTGATGTTCAGTCTCGCGGTGGTGGACAAGCTGACACCCGGTGAGCTGGATGGCGGAAAGTTCGTCGCCGGAACGGGAACCATCGACGCCGACGGCAAGGTGGGACCCATCGGCGGTATCACGCACAAGATGTTTGCCGCCAAAGACGCTGGAGCGACGGTGTTTCTGGTGCCCGCGGCCAACTGCGCCGAGGCCAAGACCGACGGCGGGCAAGGACTCACTCTGGTCAAGGTCGGCACCTTGACCGAGGCGGTCGACGGACTGGGCGCGCTCAATCGCGGTGAACAACCGCCCAGTTGTTAG
- a CDS encoding thiol-disulfide oxidoreductase DCC family protein, with product MSEQAPVLLYDGVCALCNGAVKKILRDDKVGTMRFAALDSEYGTQVIERHPELAGVDSFVIVDNPGGPDERTHVRSDAVLRVIDYLGGARRASLIALLVPRPIRDGLYRVVARIRYRVFGRYDTCPLPPPEVRARFLA from the coding sequence ATGAGCGAGCAAGCCCCTGTCCTGCTGTACGACGGCGTATGCGCGCTGTGCAATGGCGCCGTCAAGAAGATCCTGCGCGACGACAAAGTCGGGACGATGCGGTTCGCCGCACTCGACAGCGAGTACGGCACCCAGGTGATCGAGCGGCATCCCGAGCTCGCCGGCGTCGACTCCTTCGTGATCGTCGACAATCCGGGCGGCCCCGACGAGCGGACGCACGTCCGCTCCGACGCGGTGCTCCGGGTCATCGACTATCTGGGTGGAGCCCGGCGCGCCTCCCTCATCGCACTGCTGGTTCCGCGCCCGATTCGCGACGGCCTGTACCGGGTGGTGGCGCGTATCCGGTACCGGGTGTTCGGCCGCTATGACACCTGCCCGCTGCCTCCTCCCGAAGTTCGGGCACGCTTCCTGGCCTGA